A stretch of the Xiphias gladius isolate SHS-SW01 ecotype Sanya breed wild chromosome 19, ASM1685928v1, whole genome shotgun sequence genome encodes the following:
- the LOC120805114 gene encoding docking protein 2-like: MEEDIRKQGMLYLQQQRFGKKWKRVWSVLYRESSCSISRLEFFECKDAGTMEKSDKSLRKQQEHKKVIRLADCIRVSEVEMDGCPKDTGPFLVETTEKIYVFAADRNQVDEWTHKLCEIAFPMSWMEHGGKRGSLQRGNRVDEDEGMEDNSLYSGRETVRDFRVCVRRTEASDRCKLKGDRVLRVDRDTLHLLDKTGDVVYTWPYRFLRRFGRDKFTFSFEAGRRCESGEGSFEFETKQGNILFQAVEAAINLQRISLPHRQTSAGGQLSPETPQNTNLPSLPFNIPQAQSRTPPPPQSRSHIPQPPAAQADDSVYSMVTEHPSLQMSHHKDKESSTPSQQQRPQLSRLEPPVDKVLTGVKSLTLDVRGDPVPRKNQVKMISSCPLPHAEPGPNPAPGPSSTPTHNSRLSPKLSSSPNPEKMYSQVTMPPTGERGTKRERKERRGSLVLPCTPPQISPEPEYSLPFDTIAKNVMADILNSHQARVSESSADPLYDSIDEMKVRNIVPSEVNNLGPTYGKVEHIYDEPEGCAAAAGEHKSTPPTSVYDDPEEMRGGAWRIMGTAADPKGHEYPYNPRVDDYAVPKRPQRAFLVNQSTNKEEDEEDREQKEEEEQREEQRDSLYNNVVMKMV, translated from the exons ATGGAGGAGGACATCAGGAAACAGGGGATGCTCTACCTCCAGCAGCAGAGGTTTGGAAAG aAGTGGAAGCGAGTGTGGAGCGTCCTGTACAGAGAAAGCTCCTGTTCGATCTCCAGACTGGAGTTCTTTGAGTGTAAAGACGCAGGAACTATGGAGAAAAGTGACAAGAGTCTGCGCAAACAGCAGGAACACAAGAAG GTGATCCGTCTGGCGGACTGTATCCGGGTGTCTGAGGTGGAGATGGACGGATGTCCCAAAGATACGGGACCCTTCCTGGTGGAGACCACAGAGAAGATCTATGTGTTCGCCGCAGACAGAAACCAGGTGGACGAGTGGACACACAAACTGTGTGAGATCGCCTTCCCT ATGAGTTGGATGGAGCACGGCGGGAAGCGAGGCAGcctgcagagaggaaacaggGTGGATGAAGATGAAGGAATGGAGGACAACTCACTGTACAgtggcagagagacag TGCGTGACTTCAGAGTGTGTGTTCGGAGGACGGAGGCGTCTGATCGCTGCAAACTGAAAGGAGACAGAGTCCTGCGAGTGGACAGGGACACTCTTCACCTGCTGGACAAGACAGGAGACGTCGTGTACACCTGGCCCTACAGATTCCTGCGCCGCTTTGGACGAGAcaag TTCACCTTCTCCTTCGAGGCAGGCCGCAGGTGTGAGTCCGGCGAGGGGAGTTTCGAGTTCGAAACCAAACAGGGGAACATCCTGTTTCAGGCCGTGGAAGCGGCCATCAACCTGCAGAGGATCTCCCTCCCCCACAGACAGACCTCCGCGGGGGGCCAGCTGAGTCCAGAGACCCCCCAGAACACGAACCTGCCCTCCCTGCCCTTCAACATACCGCAGGCCCAGAGCAGGACACCACCGCCGCCTCAGTCCCGCAGCCATATCCCACAACCCCCTGCTGCTCAG gcgGACGACAGTGTGTACAGCATGGTAACCGAACATCCAAGTCTTCAGATGAGTcatcacaaagacaaagagagctCCACTCCTTCACAACAACAGCGCCCCCAGCTG tctcGTCTTGAGCCTCCAGTCGACAAAGTGTTGACCGGGGTGAAGAGTTTGACTCTGGACGTTCGCGGCGACCCCGTCCCCCGTAAGAACCAGGTCAAGATGATCTCCAGCTGCCCTCTGCCCCATGCCGAGCCCGGCCCAAACCCGGCCCCGGGGCCCAGCTCCACCCCCACTCACAATTCCCGCCTTAGCCCCAAACTGAGCTCCAGCCCGAACCCGGAGAAGATGTACTCCCAGGTCACCATGCCGCCCACCGGCGAGCGAGGCAccaagagggagaggaaggagcgAAGAGGCAGTCTGGTTCTTCCCTGCACCCCCCCTCAAATCAGCCCAGAGCCAGAGTACTCCCTCCCCTTTGACACCATCGCCAAGAATGTCATGGCGGACATCCTGAACTCCCACCAGGCTCGTGTCTCTGAGTCCAGTGCCGATCCGCTCTACGACAGCATAGACGAGATGAAGGTCAGAAACATCGTCCCGAGCGAAGTCAACAACCTCGGACCGACGTACGGGAAGGTGGAGCACATCTACGACGAGCCTGAAGGCTGCGCCGCCGCTGCCGGAGAGCATAAGTCCACTCCCCCCACCTCGGTGTACGATGACCCcgaggagatgagaggaggtgCCTGGAGGATCATGGGTACAGCTGCTGACCCCAAAGGTCACGAGTACCCGTACAACCCCCGGGTGGACGACTACGCCGTGCCCAAACGACCCCAGAGGGCGTTTCTTGTTAATCAAAGCACCAAtaaagaagaagacgaagaggACAGggagcagaaggaggaggaggagcagagggaggagcagCGGGACTCACTATACAACAACGTCGTGATGAAGATGGTGTAG
- the si:ch73-311h14.2 gene encoding uncharacterized protein si:ch73-311h14.2 codes for MVAFPEPDTQEERCRVWMKPSGRPHSQLNPAKINQKLLRLLQALSSGLSLTEVVVDATDRPGQVRQLDQGSNGNRGGRGLAKGAVP; via the exons ATGGTCGCTTTTCCAGAGCCGGACACGCAGGAGGAGAGATGTCGGGTTTGGATGAAACCGAGTGGAAGACCTCACTCACAGCTGAATCCAGCAAAGATCAACCAAAAACTCCTTCGTTTGCTCCAAG CACTGTCCTCCGGGTTATCTCTCACTGAGGTCGTGGTGGACGCCACTGATCGACCTGGCCAGGTGCGACAGCTTGACCAGGGTAGCAACGGTAACCGCGGGGGGCGGGGCTTAGCGAAAG GTGCTGTCCCTTAG